A stretch of Triticum aestivum cultivar Chinese Spring chromosome 1D, IWGSC CS RefSeq v2.1, whole genome shotgun sequence DNA encodes these proteins:
- the LOC123160231 gene encoding probable LRR receptor-like serine/threonine-protein kinase At1g05700, which yields MEQSTAASPWLLLLCLLVAAGTGGVLQARAQLDSKGFISVDCGLPGKASYVDGGTKLSYVSDAGFIDDTAGANHNISGQYIRPQLSQGYQNVRSFPDGTRNCYTLRSLVSGRKYLVRAAFLYGDYDGLGRPPIFDLHLGVNYWQTVNVSTPGFEVTAEAIVVVPDDFVQVCLVNTGAGTPFVSALELRPLKMKFYPQANLTQGLVLDVRLNLGPADVTDIVRYPEDPHDRVWIPWADPKEWTEISTTKQVDSDYDDFEVPTAVMQTALTPLNASMKLELTWDPVPQPHDLSPGYFIIMHFSELQLLPSNALRQFDININGVRLSDDIRLFYLGVGVIYNENPYRDGNYNISINATANSTLPPILNALELFSIMSTTNFGTDSRDVSAITTMKAKYHVQRNWMGDPCSPKIMAWEKLMCSYDIGTRPRIRSVNLSSSGLNGDISSSFANLKALQYLDLSNNNLTGTIPDTLSQLPLLKILDLSGNQLSGSIPSGILKKVQDGSLNLRYGNNSNLCTNANSCQPAKMKSKLPIYVGAPTVAIMTIVSVALILFCLLRRKTRGLMKNSVKPQNETRNDGDTSLGLETRRFTYNEIERITNNLQQVLGKGGFGYVYDGFLEDGTQVAVKIRSESSNQGDKEFLAEVQILTRIHHKNLVSLIGFCKDGEHMALVYEFMSEGTLQDHIVGGDHNARCLTWRQRLQIAVESAQGLEYLHKGCNPPLIHRDVKATNILLNMRLEAKIADFGLSKAFNRNNESQVSTDVIVGTRGYMDPEYQTTGRPTTKSDVYSFGVVLLVLVTGKPPTMHNPRSISIIEWVQQRLSKGNIEGVVDVRMHGDHDINGMWKAADIALKCTAHASARRPNMTDVVLQLQECLKLEEDYAGGNSNNFYTGIGNNDLSTRNDSYPTNQSTNVSQSSTSFEKEHNFGRVPTMDNGPAAR from the exons ATGGAGCAATCAACGGCGGCAAGTCCATGGCTGCTGCTCctctgcctcctcgtcgccgccggCACCGGCGGCGTACTGCAGGCTCGCGCCCAGCTTGACAGCAAAG GTTTCATAAGCGTAGACTGCGGACTACCGGGGAAGGCAAGCTACGTGGACGGCGGCACAAAGCTATCCTACGTCTCCGACGCCGGATTCATCGATGATACCGCCGGCGCCAACCACAACATCTCCGGCCAGTACATTCGACCGCAGCTCTCACAGGGCTACCAGAACGTGCGCAGCTTCCCTGATGGCACGCGCAACTGCTACACACTCCGGTCCCTCGTGTCCGGTCGCAAGTACCTCGTCCGCGCGGCATTCTTGTATGGGGACTACGACGGCCTTGGCAGGCCGCCTATCTTCGACCTCCATCTCGGTGTTAACTACTGGCAGACTGTCAATGTCTCGACACCGGGCTTCGAGGTGACGGCCGAGGCCATCGTCGTGGTGCCAGATGACTTCGTGCAGGTCTGCCTGGTGAACACAGGCGCAGGCACGCCGTTCGTCTCCGCGCTGGAGCTGAGGCCGCTGAAGATGAAGTTCTACCCGCAGGCGAACTTGACGCAGGGCCTCGTCCTCGACGTCCGGCTCAACCTCGGCCCGGCGGACGTGACCGACATCGTTAG GTACCCTGAAGATCCACATGACCGAGTATGGATCCCTTGGGCTGACCCGAAAGAGTGGACGGAGATATCAACGACGAAGCAGGTGGACAGCGACTACGACGACTTCGAGGTACCGACGGCCGTGATGCAGACTGCGCTCACGCCGCTGAACGCTTCCATGAAGCTAGAGCTCACCTGGGACCCCGTGCCTCAGCCTCACGACCTGTCACCAGGATATTTCATCATCATGCACTTCTCTGAGCTGCAGCTCCTCCCGAGCAACGCCCTGCGCCAGTTTGACATCAACATCAACGGCGTGAGGTTGTCCGATGACATTAGGCTATTCTACCTCGGGGTCGGTGTCATCTACAATGAAAATCCCTACCGGGACGGTAACTACAACATCTCCATCAACGCCACCGCCAACTCGACATTGCCGCCGATCCTCAACGCCCTCGAGTTGTTCTCCATCATGTCGACGACAAACTTTGGCACGGACTCCAGGGATG TATCTGCCATCACGACGATGAAGGCGAAGTATCATGTGCAGAGAAACTGGATGGGTGACCCGTGCTCTCCCAAGATTATGGCCTGGGAAAAGTTGATGTGCAGCTACGACATTGGCACCCGTCCAAGGATCAGAAGCGT AAACCTGTCTTCTAGTGGTCTGAATGGTGACATATCGTCGTCTTTCGCGAATCTAAAGGCTCTCCAGTACTT GGATCTGTCAAACAACAATTTGACAGGCACAATTCCAGATACTCTTTCGCAATTACCTTTGTTGAAGATTTT AGATTTGTCAGGAAATCAGCTCAGTGGCTCGATTCCCTCTGGAATTCTCAAAAAAGTTCAAGATGGCTCCCTAAATCTAAG ATATGGCAACAACTCAAACCTTTGCACCAATGCCAATTCATGTCAACCTGCTAAAATGAAGAGCAAGCTGCCCATATACGTTGGTGCCCCTACAGTTGCCATCATGACGATAGTATCAGTGGCACTAATACTCTTTTGCTTGTTGAGACGAAAAACTCGAG GATTAATGAAAAACTCTGTAAAGCCACAAAATGAAACGAGAAATGATGGGGACACATCACTTGGACTTGAGACTCGCCGATTCACATACAATGAAATTGAGAGGATAACGAACAACCTTCAACAAGTGTTGGGAAAGGGAGGATTCGGTTATGTCTATGATGGCTTCCTGGAGGATGGCACTCAGGTGGCAGTAAAGATACGGTCTGAGTCTTCCAACCAAGGTGACAAGGAATTCCTAGCAGAG GTTCAAATTTTAACCCGGATTCATCACAAGAACCTTGTCTCCTTGATTGGTTTCTGCAAGGATGGGGAGCACATGGCACTTGTCTACGAGTTCATGTCAGAGGGAACTCTGCAAGATCACATTGTAG GAGGAGACCATAACGCAAGATGCTTAACCTGGAGACAGAGACTTCAAATTGCAGTTGAATCTGCACAAG GACTGGAGTACCTACATAAGGGGTGCAACCCACCTTTGATTCACAGGGATGTGAAGGCCACGAACATCTTATTGAACATGAGGTTGGAGGCCAAGATCGCCGATTTTGGATTATCCAAAGCTTTCAATCGCAACAATGAAAGCCAGGTGTCCACGGATGTGATCGTTGGCACACGCGGATATATGGATCCAGA GTACCAGACAACAGGGAGGCCGACAACCAAGAGTGATGTGTATAGCTTTGGCGTCGTGCTGTTGGTGCTTGTCACGGGGAAGCCACCCACCATGCATAACCCGCGAAGCATCAGCATCATTGAGTGGGTGCAACAGCGGTTATCGAAAGGCAACATCGAAGGCGTGGTGGATGTGCGCATGCACGGTGACCACGACATCAATGGTATGTGGAAGGCCGCTGACATCGCCCTCAAGTGCACTGCACATGCATCGGCGCGGCGTCCCAACATGACCGATGTTGTATTGCAACTACAGGAGTGCCTCAAGCTAGAGGAGGACTACGCCGGCGGCAACTCCAACAACTTCTACACTGGCATCGGCAACAACGACCTGAGCACGAGAAATGATTCTTACCCTACTAATCAGTCCACGAATGTGAGCCAGAGCAGCACTTCATTTGAGAAGGAACATAATTTTGGGAGGGTGCCAACAATGGACAACGGTCCTGCTGCCCGATAA